One Ranitomeya variabilis isolate aRanVar5 chromosome 5, aRanVar5.hap1, whole genome shotgun sequence DNA window includes the following coding sequences:
- the SEMA6D gene encoding semaphorin-6D isoform X1, with translation MTLVVLHAGMVLVMASLVYAVSFPEDDEPINIVDYHYSRQYPVFKGRPSGNESQHSLDFQLMLKIRDTLYVAGRDQVYAVNLNEMHKTEVTPSRKLTWRSGQPDRKNCAMKGKHKDECHNYIKVFVPRNDEMVFVCGTNAFNPMCRYYRLSTLEYDGEEISGLARCPFDARQTNVALFADGKLYSATMADFQASDAVIYRSMGDGFALRTIKYDSKWLKEPHFLHAIEYGNYIYFFFREIAVEHNNLGKAVHSRVARICKNDLGGSQRVLEKHWTSFVKARLNCSVPGDSFFYFDVLQSITDIIEINGVPTVVGVFTTQLNSIPGSAVCAFTMDDIEKVFRGRFKEQKTPDSVWTAVPEDKVPKPRPGCCARHGLGEGVRSSIEFPDETLAFIKSHPLMDSAVPSIVEEPWFTKTRVRYRLTAVAVDHLAGPFLNYTVIFVGSEAGIVLKILAKTNPFSLNDSVLLEEIDAYNRAKCYGDSDEDRRVLSLQMDKDHHALFVAFSSCIIRLPLSRCDRYGSCKKSCIGSRDPYCAWLNHETCGRVKPGMFFGYEQDVEHGNTAQLGDCHEKMSTTTTPDYKIFGDPTSDIEAPSTSVTTMTSSPVILPKVIGSWKPRMTGSRKFVYEDDPNSSDYIDTLTGVPNGVRWEVQSGESNQMVHMNVLITCVLAAFVLGAFIAGVVVYCYREMFARKSRKIHKDAESAQSCTDSSGSFAKLNGLFDSPVKEYQQSIDSPKHYTNILTSRKDLPPTGDTKSIMMDSQGQPPEIAALPTPESTPVLQQKSLQPIKNQWEKAQSNLNISRKEIPLKSPQFFPSSPPPHSPLAHGQIPSAVVLPNATHDYNTSFSNSNAHKSDKKLHNIEHSLVKQPSKRDRRAVDSRNTLNDFLKHLNESQGNPKALMADIQVAHQNSHQPPHQTLMLDTMGNMSEIPPKVPNREASLYSPTSTLPRNSPTKRVDVPSTPSGQIASLESQRSYHKNSSQRHSISAMPKTMNSPNGVLISRQSSVNRGGYMPPSPNPRMDYMQGTPVIVHQQTSLSRQSSYTGHGTLPRMGIKRTPSIKPDVPPKPSFAQQNTVRQLNKYSY, from the exons GTCATTGGTCTATGCAGTTAGTTTCCCTGAAGATGACGAACCTATCAACATTGTAGATTATCACT ATTCAAGGCAATATCCAGTATTTAAAGGACGCCCTTCAGGCAATGAATCGCAGCACAGCTTGGACTTTCAACTCATGTTAAAAATTCGAGACACACTTTATGTTGCTGGAAG AGATCAAGTTTATGCCGTAAATTTAAATGAGATGCACAAGACTGAAGTAACACCAAGCAGA AAGTTGACATGGAGATCGGGTCAACCAGACCGAAAGAATTGTGCAATGAAAGGCAAACACAAG GATGAATGCCATAACTACATCAAGGTTTTTGTTCCACGGAATGATGAGATGGTCTTTGTCTGTGGTACAAATGCTTTCAATCCCATGTGTAGATACTACAGG cTAAGCACTTTGGAATATGACGGGGAAGAAATAAGTGGTTTGGCTAGATGCCCATTTGATGCCAGACAAACCAACGTAGCCCTTTTTGCTG ATGGGAAGTTATACTCTGCCACCATGGCTGACTTCCAAGCCAGCGATGCTGTAATCTATCGGAGCATGGGGGATGGATTTGCTCTGAGGACAATTAAATATGACTCCAAGTGGCTAAAAG AGCCGCATTTTCTCCACGCGATAGAGTACGGCAACTACATCTACTTCTTTTTCCGAGAGATTGCTGTGGAGCATAATAATTTAGGCAAG GCTGTACATTCCCGTGTAGCACGAATATGCAAAAATGACCTAGGAGGGTCTCAAAGGGTTCTTGAAAAACATTGGACTTCATTCGTGAAGGCAAGACTCAACTGCTCTGTTCCAGGGGATTCATTCTTCTACTTTGATGTTCTGCAGTCTATCACAGACATAATAGAAATCAATGGTGTTCCCACTGTTGTCGGCGTGTTTACTACTCAGCTAAATAG CATACCTGGTTCGGCGGTTTGTGCTTTTACTATGGACGACATTGAGAAAGTATTCAGAGGAAGATTTAAAGAACAAAAGACTCCAGACTCTGTTTGGACAGCTGTACCTGAAGATAAAGTACCCAAACCAAG GCCAGGCTGCTGTGCTAGACATGGTTTGGGTGAAGGTGTCAGGTCCTCCATTGAGTTTCCAGATGAAACCTTGGCCTTTATAAAGTCCCATCCTTTGATGGATTCTGCAGTCCCATCTATTGTTGAAGAGCCATGGTTCACAAAAACCCGTGTCAG GTACAGATTGACCGCTGTAGCCGTGGACCACCTCGCCGGACCTTTCCTTAATTACACAGTCATATTTGTGGGCTCGGAAGCTGGCATTGTGCTAAAGATCTTGGCTAAGACTAATCCATTTTCCCTAAATGACAGTGTATTACTGGAAGAAATTGATGCCTACAACCGTGCAAA GTGTTACGGTGACAGTGACGAGGACCGCAGAGTCTTATCCTTGCAAATGGACAAAGATCACCATGCCTTATTCGTGGCCTTTTCAAGTTGCATTATCAGGCTCCCACTGAGTCGTTGTGACCGTTATGGCTCATGCAAAAA GTCGTGTATCGGTTCAAGAGACCCTTACTGCGCTTGGCTAAACCATGAAACCTGCGGCAGAGTCAAGCCTGGCATGTT CTTCGGATATGAACAGGATGTGGAACATGGTAACACGGCACAGCTTGGTGATTGCCATG AAAAAATGTCTACTACAACTACACCAGATTACAAAATATTTGGCGATCCAACATCTG ACATTGAAGCACCTTCCACTTCTGTAACCACAATGACAAGCAGTCCAGTCATTCTTCCTAAAGTGATTGGTTCTTGGAAACCCAGAATGACTGGTTCTCGGAAATTTGTGTATGAAGATGACCCAAactcttctgattacattgatacattAACAGGTGTCCCAAATG GTGTAAGATGGGAAGTACAGTCAGGAGAATCTAACCAAATGGTCCATATGAATGTCCTGATCACTTGTGTCCTCGCTGCATTTGTTCTTGGAGCGTTTATTGCAGGAGTCGTTGTCTACTGTTATCGGGAGATGTTTGCACGGAAATCCAGAAAGATACACAAAGATGCAGAGTCTGCACAATCCTGTACAGACTCAAGTGGAAGTTTTGCCAAATTGAATGGCTTGTTTGACAGCCCAGTTAAAGAATATCAGCAAAGCATTGATTCACCTAAACATTATACCAATATTTTGACAAGTAGGAAGGATTTGCCACCCACTGGGGACACCAAATCCATTATGATGGACAGTCAAGGTCAACCACCAGAAATAGCTGCACTTCCTACTCCGGAATCTACTCCAGTTCTTCAGCAAAAGAGCTTGCAGCCCATTAAAAACCAGTGGGAAAAGGCACAAAGCAACCTAAACATTTCACGTAAAGAAATTCCTCTTAAAAGTCCACAATTTTTTCCTTCCAGTCCACCTCCCCACTCACCCTTAGCTCATGGACAAATCCCAAGTGCAGTTGTTCTTCCAAATGCCACACATGATTATAATACATCATTTTCTAATTCAAATGCCCACAAATCGGATAAAAAACTCCACAATATTGAGCACTCTTTGGTAAAACAGCCTAGTAAAAGAGATCGTCGTGCTGTGGATTCTAGAAACACATTGAATGACTTCTTAAAGCATCTCAATGAATCCCAAGGAAATCCCAAAGCTCTGATGGCAGATATTCAAGTGGCTCATCAAAATTCCCATCAGCCTCCACATCAAACTTTAATGCTTGATACAATGGGCAATATGTCTGAAATACCACCTAAAGTTCCAAACAGGGAAGCATCCTTATACTCCCCCACATCAACTCTTCCTCGGAATAGCCCAACAAAAAGAGTGGATGTGCCTTCCACCCCAAGTGGACAAATTGCATCTCTAGAATCACAAAGAAGTTATCATAAAAACTCTTCACAAAGGCATTCTATATCAGCAATGCCTAAAACTATGAACTCACCAAATGGTGTTTTAATTTCAAGACAGTCCAGTGTTAATAGAGGTGGTTATATGCCTCCAAGTCCTAACCCAAGGATGGACTACATGCAAGGAACCCCTGTTATTGTTCATCAACAGACTTCATTGTCACGGCAAAGCAGTTACACGGGGCACGGAACTCTCCCTCGTATGGGAATAAAGAGGACACCATCTATAAAACCGGATGTGCCTCCAAAACCCTCATTTGCTCAGCAAAACACAGTTAGACAGCTAAACAAATACAGCTACTGA